Proteins from one Ananas comosus cultivar F153 linkage group 5, ASM154086v1, whole genome shotgun sequence genomic window:
- the LOC109710480 gene encoding oligosaccharyltransferase complex subunit ostc-like, with amino-acid sequence MRHRPDHSSSSVAGAGAGAGAGASAAASDLDSLDPILHVLRVLPYSLLRAPRTRLKLPSSLSLPSSAAVLSFVLLTYFAVVSGLVYDVIVEPPGIGSTQDRFTGAVRPVVFLPGRVNGQYIIEGLSSGFMFLLGGLGLILMDLALDRNRARSVRLSFASFGVAAVAFAYVMAMLFIRIKVPGYLW; translated from the coding sequence ATGCGGCACCGACCCGatcactcctcctcctccgtcgcaggcgccggcgccggcgccggcgctggggcgtccgccgccgcctccgatcTGGACTCCTTGGACCCGATCCTCCACGTCCTCCGCGTGCTGCCCTACTCCCTCCTGCGCGCCCCGCGCACCCGCCTCAAGCTCCCCTcgtccctctccctcccctcctccgccgccgtgcTCTCCTTCGTCCTCCTCACCTACTTCGCCGTGGTATCCGGCCTCGTCTACGACGTGATCGTCGAGCCCCCCGGCATCGGCAGCACGCAGGACCGCTTCACCGGCGCCGTCCGCCCCGTCGTCTTCCTCCCCGGGCGCGTCAACGGCCAGTACATCATCGAGGGCCTCTCCTCCGGCTTCATGTTCCTCCTCGGCGGCCTCGGCCTCATCCTCATGGACCTCGCCCTCGACCGCAACCGCGCCCGCAGCGTCCGCCTCTCCTTCGCCTCCTTcggcgtcgccgccgtcgccttcgCCTACGTCATGGCCATGCTCTTCATCCGCATCAAGGTCCCCGGATACCTCTGGTGA
- the LOC109710479 gene encoding cytochrome P450 CYP72A219-like isoform X1 yields MEQLSFLVLYALSLPLLLYCSWRIFYSLWWKPKTLEKQLRRQGISGNPYRLLHGDVKDEIETIKEAWSKPIDLTHQIVPRAVPFIYQTVQKYGKMSTMWVGMTPRVIICEPEMIREVLTDKLGQIQKPPVNPLVQLLASGVAVLEGEEWAMRRRAIVPAFHLEKLKGMIPAFLTSCIDMVKKWQDLVSKSNGSCEIDVWPELQNLTGDVISRTAFGSSYQEGKKIFELQKEQAVLALEAARTPYIPGFRFLPTAKNRRRKYINKQVNGMLREMIDKKLSMMRREESVGDDLLGLLLQLSSVNNAEGYSISIEDVIHECKLFYFAGQETTSVWLTWTLVLLANHPMWQRRAREEVIAVCGRNKPDFESISHLKIVTMLLYEVLRLYPPGVSLLRTTVKSTKLGEFIFPAGVDLLLSAILVHHDREFWGEDAEEFNPERFSEGISKASKVPNAFFPFGWGPRICLGQSFALIEAKMALATILQHFSFELSPTYAHAPYTVLTMQPQHGAQIILHQLEETCY; encoded by the exons ATGGAGCAACTTTCGTTTCTCGTGCTCTATGCACTATCTCTCCCGCTGCTGCTGTACTGCAGTTGGAGGATCTTCTACTCCCTGTGGTGGAAGCCGAAGACGCTGGAGAAGCAGCTACGGCGCCAGGGCATCAGCGGCAACCCTTACCGGCTACTTCACGGGGACGTGAAGGACGAGATAGAGACCATCAAGGAAGCGTGGTCCAAGCCCATCGATCTGACCCACCAGATCGTGCCGCGTGCCGTGCCGTTCATCTATCAAACGGTCCAGAAATACG GGAAAATGAGCACTATGTGGGTCGGGATGACTCCGAGGGTGATCATATGCGAACCAGAGATGATAAGGGAGGTGCTGACGGACAAGCTGGGGCAGATTCAGAAACCGCCAGTGAACCCTCTCGTCCAGCTTCTTGCATCGGGGGTGGCGGTTCTTGAAGGAGAGGAATGGGCTATGCGGCGGAGGGCCATTGTCCCGGCTTTTCATCTTGAGAAATTAAAG GGGATGATTCCGGCCTTCCTGACCAGTTGCATTGACATGGTCAAGAAGTGGCAGGACTTGGTGAGCAAATCCAACGGATCTTGTGAGATAGATGTCTGGCCCGAGTTGCAGAATCTTACCGGTGATGTCATCTCTCGAACTGCCTTCGGAAGCAGCTATCAGGAGGGAAAGAAGATATTCGAACTGCAAAAAGAGCAAGCCGTGCTAGCACTCGAAGCTGCGCGGACTCCTTATATTCCCGGCTTCAG GTTTCTGCCAACAGCAAAGAACAGGAGGCGAAAGTACATAAACAAACAAGTCAACGGCATGCTAAGAGAAATGATCGATAAAAAGTTGAGTATGATGAGAAGAGAAGAATCCGTCGGCGATGACTTGCTAGGCTTGCTGTTGCAGCTAAGTAGTGTGAACAATGCCGAGGGCTACAGTATCTCAATAGAGGATGTAATACATGAGTGCAAGCTATTCTACTTTGCCGGCCAAGAGACCACCTCTGTGTGGCTCACATGGACTTTGGTTCTCTTAGCCAATCATCCAATGTGGCAGCGGAGAGCGAGGGAAGAAGTTATTGCAGTTTGTGGGAGAAACAAACCTGATTTTGAGTCCATTAGCCACCTTAAGATC GTTACTATGCTACTTTATGAGGTTCTAAGGTTATATCCTCCGGGGGTCTCTTTGCTTCGTACTACGGTTAAGAGCACTAAATTAGGAGAGTTCATCTTTCCTGCTGGCGTCGATCTTTTGCTGTCGGCGATTCTTGTTCATCACGATCGTGAATTTTGGGGGGAGGATGCTGAAGAGTTCAACCCGGAGAGATTTTCAGAAGGGATTTCGAAGGCATCAAAAGTTCCGAACGCTTTCTTTCCGTTCGGATGGGGTCCGAGGATCTGCTTGGGACAGAGCTTTGCTTTGATAGAAGCAAAAATGGCTTTGGCCACTATTCTGCAGCATTTCTCTTTTGAACTCTCACCTACATATGCTCATGCTCCCTACACCGTTCTAACAATGCAGCCACAGCATGGCGCTCAAATCATTCTACACCAACTTGAAGAAACTTGTTATTAG
- the LOC109710479 gene encoding cytochrome P450 CYP72A219-like isoform X4 — protein sequence MSTMWVGMTPRVIICEPEMIREVLTDKLGQIQKPPVNPLVQLLASGVAVLEGEEWAMRRRAIVPAFHLEKLKGMIPAFLTSCIDMVKKWQDLVSKSNGSCEIDVWPELQNLTGDVISRTAFGSSYQEGKKIFELQKEQAVLALEAARTPYIPGFRFLPTAKNRRRKYINKQVNGMLREMIDKKLSMMRREESVGDDLLGLLLQLSSVNNAEGYSISIEDVIHECKLFYFAGQETTSVWLTWTLVLLANHPMWQRRAREEVIAVCGRNKPDFESISHLKIVTMLLYEVLRLYPPGVSLLRTTVKSTKLGEFIFPAGVDLLLSAILVHHDREFWGEDAEEFNPERFSEGISKASKVPNAFFPFGWGPRICLGQSFALIEAKMALATILQHFSFELSPTYAHAPYTVLTMQPQHGAQIILHQLEETCY from the exons ATGAGCACTATGTGGGTCGGGATGACTCCGAGGGTGATCATATGCGAACCAGAGATGATAAGGGAGGTGCTGACGGACAAGCTGGGGCAGATTCAGAAACCGCCAGTGAACCCTCTCGTCCAGCTTCTTGCATCGGGGGTGGCGGTTCTTGAAGGAGAGGAATGGGCTATGCGGCGGAGGGCCATTGTCCCGGCTTTTCATCTTGAGAAATTAAAG GGGATGATTCCGGCCTTCCTGACCAGTTGCATTGACATGGTCAAGAAGTGGCAGGACTTGGTGAGCAAATCCAACGGATCTTGTGAGATAGATGTCTGGCCCGAGTTGCAGAATCTTACCGGTGATGTCATCTCTCGAACTGCCTTCGGAAGCAGCTATCAGGAGGGAAAGAAGATATTCGAACTGCAAAAAGAGCAAGCCGTGCTAGCACTCGAAGCTGCGCGGACTCCTTATATTCCCGGCTTCAG GTTTCTGCCAACAGCAAAGAACAGGAGGCGAAAGTACATAAACAAACAAGTCAACGGCATGCTAAGAGAAATGATCGATAAAAAGTTGAGTATGATGAGAAGAGAAGAATCCGTCGGCGATGACTTGCTAGGCTTGCTGTTGCAGCTAAGTAGTGTGAACAATGCCGAGGGCTACAGTATCTCAATAGAGGATGTAATACATGAGTGCAAGCTATTCTACTTTGCCGGCCAAGAGACCACCTCTGTGTGGCTCACATGGACTTTGGTTCTCTTAGCCAATCATCCAATGTGGCAGCGGAGAGCGAGGGAAGAAGTTATTGCAGTTTGTGGGAGAAACAAACCTGATTTTGAGTCCATTAGCCACCTTAAGATC GTTACTATGCTACTTTATGAGGTTCTAAGGTTATATCCTCCGGGGGTCTCTTTGCTTCGTACTACGGTTAAGAGCACTAAATTAGGAGAGTTCATCTTTCCTGCTGGCGTCGATCTTTTGCTGTCGGCGATTCTTGTTCATCACGATCGTGAATTTTGGGGGGAGGATGCTGAAGAGTTCAACCCGGAGAGATTTTCAGAAGGGATTTCGAAGGCATCAAAAGTTCCGAACGCTTTCTTTCCGTTCGGATGGGGTCCGAGGATCTGCTTGGGACAGAGCTTTGCTTTGATAGAAGCAAAAATGGCTTTGGCCACTATTCTGCAGCATTTCTCTTTTGAACTCTCACCTACATATGCTCATGCTCCCTACACCGTTCTAACAATGCAGCCACAGCATGGCGCTCAAATCATTCTACACCAACTTGAAGAAACTTGTTATTAG
- the LOC109710479 gene encoding cytochrome P450 CYP72A219-like isoform X2, translating into MEQLSFLVLYALSLPLLLYCSWRIFYSLWWKPKALEKQLRRQGISGNPYRLLYGDVKEEIGAIKEAWSKPINLTHQIVPRVAPFIYQTVQKYGKMSTMWVGMTPRVIICEPEMIREVLTDKLGQIQKPPVNPLVQLLASGVAVLEGEEWAMRRRAIVPAFHLEKLKGMIPAFLTSCIDMVKKWQDLVSKSNGSCEIDVWPELQNLTGDVISRTAFGSSYQEGKKIFELQKEQAVLALEAARTPYIPGFRFLPTAKNRRRKYINKQVNGMLREMIDKKLSMMRREESVGDDLLGLLLQLSSVNNAEGYSISIEDVIHECKLFYFAGQETTSVWLTWTLVLLANHPMWQRRAREEVIAVCGRNKPDFESISHLKIVTMLLYEVLRLYPPGVSLLRTTVKSTKLGEFIFPAGVDLLLSAILVHHDREFWGEDAEEFNPERFSEGISKASKVPNAFFPFGWGPRICLGQSFALIEAKMALATILQHFSFELSPTYAHAPYTVLTMQPQHGAQIILHQLEETCY; encoded by the exons ATGGAGCAGCTTTCATTTCTCGTGCTCTATGCACTATCTCTCCCGCTGCTGCTGTACTGCAGTTGGAGGATCTTCTACTCCCTGTGGTGGAAGCCGAAGGCGCTGGAGAAGCAGCTACGGCGCCAGGGCATCAGCGGCAACCCTTACAGGCTCCTCTACGGGGATGTGAAAGAAGAGATAGGGGCCATCAAAGAAGCGTGGTCCAAGCCCATCAATCTGACCCACCAGATCGTGCCACGTGTCGCGCCGTTTATCTATCAAACGGTCCAGAAATACG GGAAAATGAGCACTATGTGGGTCGGGATGACTCCGAGGGTGATCATATGCGAACCAGAGATGATAAGGGAGGTGCTGACGGACAAGCTGGGGCAGATTCAGAAACCGCCAGTGAACCCTCTCGTCCAGCTTCTTGCATCGGGGGTGGCGGTTCTTGAAGGAGAGGAATGGGCTATGCGGCGGAGGGCCATTGTCCCGGCTTTTCATCTTGAGAAATTAAAG GGGATGATTCCGGCCTTCCTGACCAGTTGCATTGACATGGTCAAGAAGTGGCAGGACTTGGTGAGCAAATCCAACGGATCTTGTGAGATAGATGTCTGGCCCGAGTTGCAGAATCTTACCGGTGATGTCATCTCTCGAACTGCCTTCGGAAGCAGCTATCAGGAGGGAAAGAAGATATTCGAACTGCAAAAAGAGCAAGCCGTGCTAGCACTCGAAGCTGCGCGGACTCCTTATATTCCCGGCTTCAG GTTTCTGCCAACAGCAAAGAACAGGAGGCGAAAGTACATAAACAAACAAGTCAACGGCATGCTAAGAGAAATGATCGATAAAAAGTTGAGTATGATGAGAAGAGAAGAATCCGTCGGCGATGACTTGCTAGGCTTGCTGTTGCAGCTAAGTAGTGTGAACAATGCCGAGGGCTACAGTATCTCAATAGAGGATGTAATACATGAGTGCAAGCTATTCTACTTTGCCGGCCAAGAGACCACCTCTGTGTGGCTCACATGGACTTTGGTTCTCTTAGCCAATCATCCAATGTGGCAGCGGAGAGCGAGGGAAGAAGTTATTGCAGTTTGTGGGAGAAACAAACCTGATTTTGAGTCCATTAGCCACCTTAAGATC GTTACTATGCTACTTTATGAGGTTCTAAGGTTATATCCTCCGGGGGTCTCTTTGCTTCGTACTACGGTTAAGAGCACTAAATTAGGAGAGTTCATCTTTCCTGCTGGCGTCGATCTTTTGCTGTCGGCGATTCTTGTTCATCACGATCGTGAATTTTGGGGGGAGGATGCTGAAGAGTTCAACCCGGAGAGATTTTCAGAAGGGATTTCGAAGGCATCAAAAGTTCCGAACGCTTTCTTTCCGTTCGGATGGGGTCCGAGGATCTGCTTGGGACAGAGCTTTGCTTTGATAGAAGCAAAAATGGCTTTGGCCACTATTCTGCAGCATTTCTCTTTTGAACTCTCACCTACATATGCTCATGCTCCCTACACCGTTCTAACAATGCAGCCACAGCATGGCGCTCAAATCATTCTACACCAACTTGAAGAAACTTGTTATTAG
- the LOC109710479 gene encoding cytochrome P450 CYP72A219-like isoform X3, producing the protein MEQLSFLVLYALSLPLLLYCSWRIFYSLWWKPKALEKQLRRQGISGNPYRLLYGDVKEEIGAIKEAWSKPINLTHQIVPRVAPFIYQTVQKYGKTSIVWVGMTPRVIICEPEMIREVLTDKLGQIQKPPVNPLVQLLAMGVVALEGEEWATRRRAIIPAFHLEKLKGMIPAFLTSCIDMVKKWQDLVSKSNGSCEIDVWPELQNLTGDVISRTAFGSSYQEGKKIFELQKEQAVLALEAARTPYIPGFRFLPTAKNRRRKYINKQVNGMLREMIDKKLSMMRREESVGDDLLGLLLQLSSVNNAEGYSISIEDVIHECKLFYFAGQETTSVWLTWTLVLLANHPMWQRRAREEVIAVCGRNKPDFESISHLKIVTMLLYEVLRLYPPGVSLLRTTVKSTKLGEFIFPAGVDLLLSAILVHHDREFWGEDAEEFNPERFSEGISKASKVPNAFFPFGWGPRICLGQSFALIEAKMALATILQHFSFELSPTYAHAPYTVLTMQPQHGAQIILHQLEETCY; encoded by the exons ATGGAGCAGCTTTCATTTCTCGTGCTCTATGCACTATCTCTCCCGCTGCTGCTGTACTGCAGTTGGAGGATCTTCTACTCCCTGTGGTGGAAGCCGAAGGCGCTGGAGAAGCAGCTACGGCGCCAGGGCATCAGCGGCAACCCTTACAGGCTCCTCTACGGGGATGTGAAAGAAGAGATAGGGGCCATCAAAGAAGCGTGGTCCAAGCCCATCAATCTGACCCACCAGATCGTGCCACGTGTCGCGCCGTTTATCTATCAAACGGTCCAGAAATACG GGAAAACGAGCATTGTGTGGGTCGGGATGACTCCGAGAGTGATCATATGCGAGCCGGAGATGATAAGGGAGGTGCTGACGGACAAGCTGGGGCAGATTCAGAAACCGCCGGTGAACCCTCTTGTCCAGCTTCTTGCGATGGGGGTGGTGGCTCTCGAAGGAGAGGAATGGGCTACGCGGCGGAGGGCCATTATCCCGGCTTTTCATCTTGAGAAATTAAAG GGGATGATTCCGGCCTTCCTGACCAGTTGCATTGACATGGTCAAGAAGTGGCAGGACTTGGTGAGCAAATCCAACGGATCTTGTGAGATAGATGTCTGGCCCGAGTTGCAGAATCTTACCGGTGATGTCATCTCTCGAACTGCCTTCGGAAGCAGCTATCAGGAGGGAAAGAAGATATTCGAACTGCAAAAAGAGCAAGCCGTGCTAGCACTCGAAGCTGCGCGGACTCCTTATATTCCCGGCTTCAG GTTTCTGCCAACAGCAAAGAACAGGAGGCGAAAGTACATAAACAAACAAGTCAACGGCATGCTAAGAGAAATGATCGATAAAAAGTTGAGTATGATGAGAAGAGAAGAATCCGTCGGCGATGACTTGCTAGGCTTGCTGTTGCAGCTAAGTAGTGTGAACAATGCCGAGGGCTACAGTATCTCAATAGAGGATGTAATACATGAGTGCAAGCTATTCTACTTTGCCGGCCAAGAGACCACCTCTGTGTGGCTCACATGGACTTTGGTTCTCTTAGCCAATCATCCAATGTGGCAGCGGAGAGCGAGGGAAGAAGTTATTGCAGTTTGTGGGAGAAACAAACCTGATTTTGAGTCCATTAGCCACCTTAAGATC GTTACTATGCTACTTTATGAGGTTCTAAGGTTATATCCTCCGGGGGTCTCTTTGCTTCGTACTACGGTTAAGAGCACTAAATTAGGAGAGTTCATCTTTCCTGCTGGCGTCGATCTTTTGCTGTCGGCGATTCTTGTTCATCACGATCGTGAATTTTGGGGGGAGGATGCTGAAGAGTTCAACCCGGAGAGATTTTCAGAAGGGATTTCGAAGGCATCAAAAGTTCCGAACGCTTTCTTTCCGTTCGGATGGGGTCCGAGGATCTGCTTGGGACAGAGCTTTGCTTTGATAGAAGCAAAAATGGCTTTGGCCACTATTCTGCAGCATTTCTCTTTTGAACTCTCACCTACATATGCTCATGCTCCCTACACCGTTCTAACAATGCAGCCACAGCATGGCGCTCAAATCATTCTACACCAACTTGAAGAAACTTGTTATTAG